Proteins encoded within one genomic window of Entelurus aequoreus isolate RoL-2023_Sb linkage group LG26, RoL_Eaeq_v1.1, whole genome shotgun sequence:
- the LOC133643524 gene encoding galectin-1-like, with the protein MKLEVSDINLKVGDQLKIKGEIPHDAERFQIDLGLDAEDLALHFNPRFHDDTAVVVCNSKTAGCWGEERRETQHPLQRGMQVKMVLKMTGQMFEVELPHGHHIYFPNREDLEVMKYLSITGDFKVTCLKMCM; encoded by the exons ATG AAACTGGAAGTAAGCGACATCAATCTAAAAGTGGGGGATCAGCTGAAGATAAAAGGAGAGATTCCACACGATGCTGAAAG ATTCCAGATCGACCTGGGCTTGGATGCCGAGGACCTGGCCCTGCACTTCAATCCTCGTTTCCATGACGACACAGCTGTCGTGGTGTGCAACTCCAAGACTGCGGGCTGCTGGGGGGAAGAGAGGCGGGAAACACAGCACCCCCTGCAGAGAGGCATGCAGGTCAAG ATGGTGTTGAAGATGACCGGCCAGATGTTTGAAGTGGAACTTCCCCACGGACACCACATCTACTTTCCCAacagggaggacttggaggtcaTGAAGTACCTGAGCATCACAGGAGACTTCAAAGTGACGTGCTTGAAGATGTGCATGTAG